The Argentina anserina chromosome 3, drPotAnse1.1, whole genome shotgun sequence genome includes a region encoding these proteins:
- the LOC126788877 gene encoding protein Iojap, chloroplastic, with translation MAVSITLSFPAAGVGIRDLQRLGGLRPQTTLPKSSSHKYLPCNCFWQLPRTQNTSRELLTLRLAQGKGAEDSSIPNVSEDTEEMFDDLFDKYGKVVYSRSDEKRPSEELDDDAESLSFAVEMAKVANEVKAGDIKVLFVKPLVYWTRFFIIVTAFSRPQINAIGTKMRDMAEKKYGKIPTGDAKPNSWTLLDFGDVVIHIFLPPQRAFYNLEEFYGNATPVELPFENQPPMQG, from the exons ATGGCGGTATCCATTACTCTCTCTTTCCCGGCTGCTGGCGTCGGAATCCGAGACCTCCAGAGACTGGGTGGTCTTCGACCTCAAACTACTCTTCCCAAGTCTTCTTCTCATAAATATTTACCCTGCAACTGTTTCTGGCAACTACCCAGAACTCAAAACACGTCGAGGGAATTGCTCACACTGCGTTTGGCTCAGGGTAAAGGAGCTGAAGATAGTTCCATTCCG AATGTGAGTGAAGATACAGAAGAAATGTTTGACGACTTGTTTGATAAATATGGAAAGGTCGTATATAGTAGAAGTGATGAGAAGCGTCCTAGTGAAGAGCTTGATGATGATGCTGAGAGCTTATCAT TTGCTGTAGAAATGGCCAAAGTTGCAAATGAGGTCAAGGCCGGAGATATAAAGGTGCTTTTTGTGAAGCCTCTAGTATACTGGACTCGGTTTTTTATTATTGTCACAGCATTTTCTCGTCCACAAATTAATGCAATTGG GACCAAGATGAGAGATATGGCAGAGAAAAAGTATGGAAAAATTCCAACTGGAGACGCTAAACCCAACTCATGGACCCTGTTGGACTTTG GCGATGTTGTTATCCATATATTTCTCCCGCCACAGCGAGCTTTCTACAACTTGGAGGAATTCTATGGTAACGCTACCCCTGTTGAACTACCTTTCGAAAATCAGCCACCAATGCAAGGCTAA
- the LOC126788876 gene encoding serine/arginine-rich splicing factor SR45, producing the protein MAKKPIRGRRSPPSGSGSSSLSRSPSGSFSGSSSRSSSRSRSRSRSSASSSSRSGSSRSRSPRSSKRSRGRSPTSSKKASPLPRKASPAREKAILHIDKLSRNVNEDHLREIFGNYGEVIKVDLAMDRSVDLPKGYAYVEFKMRADAEKALLHMDGGQIDGNVVQAKFTLPQRQKSPPPPKPVVTAPKRDAVKADGISADKDGPKRLREGSPRRRPPSPRRRSPIARRGGSPRRPLDSSPPRRRAGSPYRRGDTSPRRRPISPSRGRSGSPRRRRSPARISPRRMRGSPPGRRRGSPLRHRSPPRRARSPPRRSPISRRRSRSPIRRPARSRSRSISPRRGRGPAMRRGRSSSSSSSGSPGPRKAVRKIPSRSPRRPARGRSSSNSSRSSSPPPPRRP; encoded by the exons ATGGCCAAGAAGCCAATCCGCGGCCGTCgctcgccgccttccggctcCGGTTCTTCCTCACTCTCCCGCTCCCCTTCCGGCTCATTCTCCGGCTCGTCCTCCCGCTCCTCCTCGCGCTCCCGATCTCGCTCCAGGTCCtccgcctcctcctcctcccggAGTGGCAGCTCTCGTAGCCGTAGCCCTCGCTCCTCCAAAAGAAG TCGAGGTCGATCTCCTACATCATCTAAAAAGGCATCTCCACTTCCAAG GAAAGCTTCTCCTGCTCGTGAGAAAGCTATCCTTCACATTGATAAGCTTTCAAGGAATGTGAATGAAGACCATTTAAGAGAAATCTTTG GCAACTATGGTGAAGTTATAAAGGTTGATCTGGCAATGGATCGTAGT GTTGATCTTCCCAAAGGATATGCATATGTGGAGTTCAAGATGAGAGCAGATGCTGAGAAAGCACTTTTACACATGGATGGT GGTCAAATTGATGGGAATGTAGTTCAAGCAAAGTTTACATTACCTCAGCGTCAGAAGTCGCCCCCTCCTCCTAAGCCTGTTGTGACTGCTCCAAAGAGAGATGCTGTGAAAGCTGATGGTATTAGTGCTGATAAGGATGGACCAAAGCGTTTGAGGGAAG GTTCTCCTCGTCGGAGACCACCTTCCCCACGAAGGAGATCTCCAATAGCTCGTAGAGGTGGATCTCCAAGAAGACCACTAGATTCTTCGCCACCACGTCGCAGAGCTGGTTCCCCTTACCGTCGCGGTGATACATCTCCAAGAAGGAGGCCCATTTCCCCATCCCGAGGCCGTTCTGGATCTCCAAGAAGACGGAGATCCCCAGCAAG GATTTCGCCAAGAAGGATGCGTGGCAGCCCCCCTGGTCGCAGACGTGGCTCTCCTTTAAGGCACCG ATCACCTCCTCGACGAGCTCGTAGTCCTCCCAGAAGGTCTCCAATCAGTCGTAGGCGTAGCCGTTCTCCTATTCGCAGGCCTGCTAGGTCACGATCAAGATCAATTTCACCAAGGAG AGGTCGAGGTCCAGCAATGAGACGTGGTAggtcgtcatcatcatcatcctctgGATCACCTGGTCCACGCAAG GCTGTCCGGAAGATACCATCTCGTAGTCCAAGAAG GCCTGCAAGGGGAAGAAGTAGTAGCAACAGCAGCCGAAGCAGTTCACCGCCGCCTCCTCGTAGGCCATAG